The Paramisgurnus dabryanus chromosome 1, PD_genome_1.1, whole genome shotgun sequence genome includes a window with the following:
- the LOC135729816 gene encoding G2/M phase-specific E3 ubiquitin-protein ligase-like, giving the protein MQAITTAFQPIVEGCRLQILLPCHNKLVEPSLTSKQALGGDLVKKLFHQKSIYVRPDKVILTEEKESSCSDGDSSHTNSNDIIEIADHDMCVPGSVPDKVVEAPSLSTNTTSISVGDEVVWCIATQEICTVAPNISDNNLTMSTSTAVITIDETPTFSGGTSAICSGNTHSLSIGPTTSANRQTSCISANHSTGMSHEPTQPSTSSTSYSTYLDLFEEEYISDDPDLQEAISRSLESSTSESDLKITFERIMETIASRVNTDSIVRFNIIRRNVWDGASRAMGRSNFSPEKKVDVKFTDDYGISEGAVDNGGPTREFFRLCLHEIKDKIAIFEGPPNSKLLTCNSKAMKDNTYFYAGQIMAMSIAHGGQSPCFLSELLYECLQKGPDNVKVKIEHITDEETKSQLKSILQAENELQLHNALTQAGNLISLAGHNVCVTLENKQETALDLAHWYVLQRTRAPFERFRDGLMSLGVLDALRRYPLQLKCLFVKGEKALTAIDVENLFHVKYSERGSNAFHEESRTLAFWQDYLQDAEFENDVSLEDVLVFCTGCDSIPALGFSPKPSLEFITNSRFPVANTCENILRIPVHAVYTTFKSDMDFGIRNSPGFGRA; this is encoded by the exons ATGCAGGCAATAACAACAGCCTTCCAGCCAATTGTGGAGGGATGCAG GTTACAAATCTTGCTGCCATGCCACAACAAACTAGTGGAGCCATCCCTGACCTCCAAACAGGCTTTAGGTGGAGACCTTgtgaaaaaactgtttcatcagAAATCCATTTATGTCAGGCCTGACAAGGTCATTTTAACTGAGGAAAAAGAATCT TCATGTTCTGATGGAGATAGTAGCCATACAAACAGCAATGATATCATAGAAATAGCAGACCACGATATGTGTG TCCCTGGTAGTGTGCCTGACAAAGTTGTGGAGGCCCCATCCCTTTCCACTAATACCACTTCCATCTCCGTTGGAGATGAAGTTGTGTGGTGTATAGCCACCCAAGAAATTTGCACTGTTGCACCTAACATCTCCGATAATAACCTCACCATGTCTACTAGTACTGCTGTCATTACAATTGATGAGACTCCTACCTTTTCCGGTGGAACTTCTGCCATCTGCAGTGGCAACACCCACAGCTTGTCGATTGGTCCAACTACTAGTGCAAATAGACAAACAAGTTGCATCTCTGCTAATCACTCCACTGGGATGTCCCATGAACCCACCCAACCCAGTACATCCAGCACATCCTACAG caCATACCTTGATCTTTTTGAGGAAGAGTACATCTCTGATGACCCTGATCTCCAGGAAGCCATCTCAAGGTCCTTAGAGTCTAGCACAAGTGAGAG TGATTTAAAGATAACTTTTGAAAGAATAATGGAGACCATTGCTTCTAGAGTAAATACTGATAGCATTGTACGCTTCAACATCATAAGAAGAAATGTATGGGATGGAGCATCCAGAGCAATGGGCAGATCCAATTTTTCACCTGAGAAGAAGGTAGATGTTAAGTTTACTGATGACTACGGAATATCTGAAGGAGCAGTGGACAATGGAGGGCCTACTCGGGAGTTTTTCCGACTCTGTCTTCATGAAATCAAGGACAAAATTGCCATCTTTGAGGGACCACCTAATTCTAAACTGCTTACATGCAACTCCAAAG CAATGAAAGACAATACCTACTTCTATGCTGGCCAAATCATGGCAATGTCAATTGCTCATGGGGGACAGTCTCCATGTTTCCTGTCTGAACTTTTATATGAGTGTCTTCAAAAGGGCCCAGACAATGTGAAGGTCAAAATTGAACATATTACTGATGAAGAAACAAAGTCACAGCTCAAGTCG ATCTTACAGGCTGAGAATGAATTACAACTACACAATGCACTAACACAGGCAGGCAACTTGATCAGTCTTGCTGGTCACAATGTTTGCGTAACACTGGAAAACAAACAAGAGACTGCTTTGGACCTGGCTCACTGGTATGTCCTCCAACGAACTCGTGCACCCTTTGAAAG GTTCAGAGATGGCTTAATGTCTCTGGGTGTCCTAGATGCTCTTCGGAGATACCCTCTACAGTTGAAGTGTCTTTTTGTTAAGGGTGAAAAGGCCTTAACAGCAATTGATGTGGAGAATCTCTTCCATGTTAAATATTCCGAAAGAGGGAGTAATGCATTTCACGAAGAGAGCAGGACCCTGGCATTCTGGCAAGACTATCTTCAGGATGCTGAAT ttGAAAACGATGTCTCTCTGGAGGATGTTCTTGTTTTCTGCACTGGATGTGATAGCATTCCAGCACTGGGTTTCTCTCCAAAGCCAAGCCTTGAGTTTATTACCAATTCCCGATTTCCAGTGGCAAATACTTGTGAAAATATACTTCGCATACCAGTTCATGCAGTTTACACTACTTTCAAATCCGACATGGATTTTGGAATACGCAATTCACCAGGATTTGGAAGAGCGTGA
- the LOC135753550 gene encoding BEN domain-containing protein 6-like, whose protein sequence is MRREIKALRTENQELKALNFKLQKEIINRFDEVLPKSSVNKHAAPTSNITVAACTALQPTNSDLRSSELEHVEIHKKLNIRKETFQACGRGGTSWSAMVKDLAVAVFGRGTLATHSLSGKIGNANKDSQAKPPLDPVKVELVLDTVQKKFPETPRKFLRASLREKMNDEHKLVNRFHILNRSFLKWDSDVKSAA, encoded by the exons ATGAGAAGGGAGATCAAGGCCCTCAGAACAGAGAATCAGGAGCTAAAGGCCCTGAACTTTAAACTACAAAAAG AGATTATTAACAGATTTGATGAGGTGCTACCTAAAAGCAGTGTAAACAAGCACGCTGCACCAACCAGCAACATAACAGTTGCGGCTTGTACTGCCCTTCAACCAACCAATTCAGATCTCAGATCTTCTGAACTGGAACAT GTCGAAATCCACAAAAAATTAAACATCAGGAAAGAGACGTTCCAAGCATGTGGAAGAGGAGGCACATCATGGTCAGCCATGGTTAAAGATTTAGCTGTGGCTGTTTTTGGAAGAGGCACACTGGCAACACACAGCCTATCTGGAAAAATTGGAAATGCCAATAAAGATTCACAAGCCAAGCCTCCATTAGACCCAGTAAAAGTCGAGCTTGTTTTag ACACTGTTCAGAAGAAATTTCCAGAAACTCCACGGAAGTTTCTTAGGGCTTCTTTACGAGAAAAAATGAACGATGAACACAAACTCGTAAACAGGTTTCACATTCTGAATAGATC GTTTCTTAAGTGGGATTCGGATGTGAAAAGCGCTGCATAA
- the LOC135730062 gene encoding uncharacterized protein, whose amino-acid sequence MEYKLYLQHKRIIPTATKRRWSDSQKGFRKHYKTWLQDPMHQDATSNCEEESSSHCNKPPHHSTDDTSESEEENSSQCNKAPHHSTDDTSESEEEEWDELNTTLHHNMQGESDNENEQNWHMTPPKDPTMDVEGHGNMDNNADENPRAVKDKIYPTARITKEESQLSILSYALRHTTTKSALGDLLDLINLHCPEGTNGAQNSLYMFMKEFDCNSFEIVYICPTCHHYFGNEIPANCASCGSEPGDKNSLIESGDMFMKLSIRKQLEEKILDSEFKTALDYKWTRVKSSPDSVQDIFDGAMYKSVDLLNDPGQFNLSLTWNVDGVPIFKSSPFHIWPIQVVINELPPDMRNKHVLLAGLWFGASKPEMNSFLQAFVDECIQLEQEGLLVQHKGQSTQMRVFNLVCVCDSVARCSVQNTKQFNGEYGCNWCYKKGEIVAKGNGFTRVYASQQRDARPRTHSQHFDDVKRAVETGTCVKGVKGPSPLMFLMYFNMILGFSFDYMHGILLGVSRQFTTLWFDSMYHGERWYLGRLVTTIDKRLFKIKPPVNITRPPRSVRLRKFWKASEYRNFLLFYSVPCLIGILPSEYLEHLLLLVQATYCLLKDDMSSHDIDVAEHLLKTFVSRFERLYGKCHVSFNVHILEHAAQSDCVMSCRNEEFLQVLSYTYRNPVGMSADMSVGLLNALQEL is encoded by the exons ATGGAGTACAAGTTGTACCTACAACACAAGAGAATAATTCCAACAGCTACCAAAAGAAGATGGAGTGATAGTCAAAAAG GTTTTAGGAAACATTACAAAACATGGTTACAAGATCCAATGCATCAA GATGCCACATCTAATTGCGAAGAGGAAAGCAGTTCCCACTGTAACAAGCCACCACATCATTCCACA GATGACACATCTGAAAGTGAAGAAGAGAACAGTTCCCAATGTAACAAGGCACCACATCATTCCACA GATGACACATCTGAAAGTGAAGAAGAGGAGTGGGACGAACTCAACACAACACTACATCATAACAtg CAAGGAGAATCTGACAATGAGAATGAACAAAACTGGCATATGACACCCCCTAAGGACCCCACA ATGGATGTTGAAGGACATGGCAACATGGACAATAATGCTGATGAGAACCCAAGAGCTGTGAAAGACAAAATATATCCCACCGCTAGGATTACTAAAGAAGAATCTCAGTTGTCAATTTTATCCTATGCTCTTAGGCATACCACAACAAAATCTGCTCTTGGTGATTTATTAGATCTAATTAATTTACATTGTCCAGAAGGAACCAATGGAGCACAAAATAGTCTATACATGTTCATGAAAGAATTTGATTGTAACTCATTTGAAATTGTGTACATCTGCCCCACATGTCATCATTACTTTGGTAATGAAATCCCAGCAAATTGTGCTTCATGTGGTTCTGAACCTGGGGATAAGAACTCTCTTATTGAATCTGGTGACATGTTCATGAAATTATCAATCAGAAAGCAACTTGAAGAAAAAATATTAGATTCAGAATTTAAAACAGCCCTGGATTACAAATGGACCAGAGTAAAAAGCAGTCCAGACAGTGTCCAAGATATATTTGATGGTGCAATGTATAAATCGGTAGATCTTCTGAATGATCCGGGTCAATTTAACCTTTCACTCACATGGAATGTTGATGGTgtccctatttttaaatcatcgCCTTTTCACATTTGGCCAATTCAAGTTGTAATTAATGAACTTCCTCCTGATATGAGAAATAAGCATGTGCTCCTGGCAGGTTTGTGGTTTGGTGCTTCTAAGCCTGAAATGAATTCTTTTCTTCAGGCCTTTGTTGATGAGTGCATTCAGTTAGAGCAAGAAGGTCTGTTAGTACAGCACAAAGGACAAAGTACACAAATGCGTGTGTTCAatcttgtctgtgtgtgtgattCTGTTGCTCGCTGCTCGGTCCAAAACACGAAGCAATTTAATGGGGAATATGGATGCAACTGGTGTTATAAGAAGGGAGAAATAGTTGCCAAAGGAAATGGTTTTACTAGGGTGTATGCTTCACAACAAAGAGATGCAAGACCACGTACCCACAGTCAGCATTTTGATGATGTTAAAAGAGCAGTTGAAACTGGCACATGTGTTAAGGGGGTCAAAGGGCCATCCCCTTTAATGTtcttaatgtattttaatatgaTTTTGGGATTTTCTTTTGATTACATGCATGGGATTTTACTCGGTGTTAGTAGGCAATTCACGACTCTATGGTTTGATTCAATGTACCATGGAGAGAGATGGTATTTGGGAAGATTAGTTACGACCATTGACAAACGCCTTTTTAAAATCAAACCACCAGTTAATATTACAAGACCTCCACGCTCTGTTAGGTTGCGCAAATTCTGGAAGGCTTCAGAATATAGGAATTTCCTTTTATTTTATAGTGTTCCATGCCTGATTGGCATCTTACCATCTGAATATCTGGAGCACCTACTACTTCTTGTCCAAGCAACTTACTGTCTATTAAAAGATGACATGTCCTCTCATGACATTGATGTAGCTGAACACCTATTAAAAACGTTTGTGAGCCGCTTTGAAAGATTGTATGGCAAATGTCATGTCAGTTTTAATGTGCACATTTTGGAGCATGCTGCACAGTCG GACTGTGTAATGTCCTGCAGGAATGAAGAATTCCTGCAGGTTTTATCATATACCTACAGGAATCCTGTAGGTATGTCTGCAGACATGTCTGTAGGACTGTTAAATGCCCTGCAGGAATTATGA